A DNA window from Gemmatimonadaceae bacterium contains the following coding sequences:
- a CDS encoding DUF1800 domain-containing protein — protein sequence MSPLSRWIRPLLVAPWRALLPAVVLAACAPAARSPDASMATRGGTGAREQTADQQVHHVLNRLAFGARPGDVETVRAIGVDAWIERQLHPERIDDAAVDQFLTQFQALSLTGAQLLEMYPPPAQALAQLARRGGAPTAEDSAKVRELGRRSTVALGELASSRVARAVLSERQLNEVLVDFWENHFTVFAGKDRLRYFLPEYEASVIRPHAMGKFRDLLGAVAKSPAMLLYLDNWQSVADSGRPVLEPMNPRIARRRAAVVQRVAQQRPQLAALAQRKRGLNENYARELMELHTLGVDGGYTQQDVIEVARALTGWTLERGAQGGGFVFRPQVHDAGAKVILGQKFPGGHGEDEGERVLDLLARHPKTAEFISTKLARRLVSDTPPPALVQRAAATFRRTDGDIREVVRTIITSPEFFSASAYRSKVKSPFELVTSALRTMNAAPDPTPRTAQLVNRLGQPLFGHQAPNGYPETGDAWMNTGAILNRINFGLSVASGRVPGVKLVDWAPAKSLNGLPRDQQVDGVIRTVLGGDASADTRQVLLTGTNPFLATRAAGDSLAPVLGPAKPASGLAQIVGLALGAPEFQRR from the coding sequence GTGTCGCCCTTGTCTCGCTGGATCCGCCCCCTGCTCGTTGCCCCCTGGCGCGCACTGCTGCCGGCGGTCGTGTTGGCCGCCTGCGCGCCGGCTGCCCGATCGCCTGACGCGTCGATGGCGACGCGCGGCGGGACCGGCGCCCGCGAACAGACTGCCGACCAGCAGGTCCATCATGTGCTCAATCGCCTCGCGTTTGGCGCCCGCCCGGGGGATGTGGAGACGGTTCGGGCCATAGGCGTGGACGCGTGGATCGAGCGGCAGCTGCACCCCGAACGCATCGACGATGCGGCGGTGGATCAGTTCCTCACCCAGTTTCAGGCGCTGTCGCTGACGGGCGCCCAGCTCCTCGAGATGTATCCGCCGCCGGCGCAGGCGCTGGCGCAACTCGCCCGCCGCGGGGGCGCCCCCACCGCCGAGGATTCGGCCAAGGTGCGCGAGCTCGGGCGACGCTCGACGGTGGCGCTTGGCGAGCTGGCGTCGAGCCGGGTGGCGCGCGCCGTGCTCTCCGAGCGCCAGCTCAACGAAGTGCTGGTGGATTTCTGGGAGAATCACTTCACCGTCTTTGCCGGCAAGGATCGGCTGCGCTACTTCCTGCCGGAGTACGAGGCGTCGGTCATTCGCCCGCATGCCATGGGCAAGTTCCGCGACCTGCTGGGCGCGGTGGCGAAGAGCCCGGCGATGCTGCTCTATCTCGACAACTGGCAGAGTGTGGCGGATAGCGGGCGTCCGGTGCTCGAGCCGATGAACCCCCGCATCGCGCGGCGACGCGCGGCGGTGGTGCAACGGGTGGCCCAGCAGCGGCCGCAGCTCGCCGCGCTGGCCCAGCGCAAGCGCGGCCTCAATGAGAACTACGCCCGGGAGCTGATGGAGCTGCACACGCTTGGCGTGGACGGGGGCTACACCCAGCAGGATGTGATCGAGGTCGCGCGGGCGCTCACCGGCTGGACGCTCGAACGGGGCGCCCAGGGGGGCGGGTTCGTGTTCCGGCCGCAGGTGCACGATGCCGGCGCGAAGGTGATCCTCGGACAGAAGTTCCCCGGAGGGCACGGCGAAGACGAGGGGGAACGCGTCCTGGATCTGCTCGCGCGGCACCCCAAGACCGCGGAGTTCATCAGCACGAAGCTCGCCCGCCGCCTCGTGAGCGACACGCCGCCCCCGGCGCTGGTGCAGCGTGCGGCGGCGACGTTCCGCCGCACCGACGGCGACATCCGTGAGGTCGTCCGCACCATCATCACGAGTCCGGAGTTCTTCTCGGCGAGCGCGTACCGCAGCAAGGTGAAGAGCCCGTTCGAACTGGTGACGAGCGCGCTGCGCACCATGAACGCCGCCCCCGATCCGACGCCCCGCACCGCGCAGCTCGTAAACCGGCTCGGACAACCGCTCTTTGGCCATCAGGCGCCCAATGGGTATCCGGAGACGGGCGACGCGTGGATGAACACCGGCGCGATCCTCAACCGCATCAACTTCGGGCTGTCGGTCGCGAGCGGGCGCGTCCCCGGGGTGAAGCTGGTCGACTGGGCACCAGCGAAGTCGCTGAACGGGCTCCCGCGCGATCAGCAGGTGGATGGCGTCATTCGCACGGTCCTGGGCGGCGATGCATCCGCGGATACGCGACAGGTGCTGCTCACCGGAACCAATCCGTTTCTGGCTACGCGCGCCGCCGGCGATTCCCTCGCCCCGGTGCTCGGTCCAGCCAAGCCAGCCAGCGGGCTGGCCCAAATCGTGGGGCTCGCTCTGGGCGCGCCCGAATTTCAGCGGCGCTGA
- a CDS encoding DUF1501 domain-containing protein, producing the protein MNRRVFLKGGALSLVTLGLSPSFLKRTAFAMDLPRAARGKTLIVLFQRGAADALNVVIPFGDRGYYAARPQLAIGSPARANGAVGAIDLDGFFGLHPALSSFKPLWDRGLLVPIHAVGSPSATRSHFDAQDYMETGTPDRKGTSDGWLNRYLAVQGTCEACTPASKSAPFRAVAMSAQTPRILGGNAPVVAMNSIDEFSIRSAGSDAERRLEALYRTGNADLVHGSGSEMFEALKVLKAANPQQYTPQNGAVYPRSEFGNRLLQIAQLIKAGVGLEVAFADIGGWDTHVNQGGAQGQLANRLTDFSSSIAALVTDLGDRMEDVVILTCSEFGRTVRQNGTGGTDHGHAGAMFVIGGSLGASKRVLGRWPGLAPEQLYEGRDLALTTDFRAVFSEVVSRHLGGAQVDAVFPGYAGAPREWLGVLRA; encoded by the coding sequence ATGAATCGCCGAGTCTTTCTCAAGGGTGGCGCGCTGTCGCTGGTGACCTTGGGGTTGTCCCCGAGCTTTCTCAAGCGCACGGCCTTTGCCATGGACCTGCCGCGCGCCGCGCGCGGCAAGACGCTGATCGTGCTCTTCCAGCGCGGCGCGGCCGATGCGCTGAACGTGGTGATCCCGTTTGGTGATCGCGGCTACTACGCGGCGCGCCCGCAACTCGCGATTGGTTCACCGGCGCGCGCGAACGGCGCGGTCGGGGCGATCGATCTCGACGGATTCTTCGGTTTGCATCCGGCGCTTTCAAGCTTCAAGCCGCTCTGGGATCGCGGGCTGCTCGTGCCGATTCACGCCGTGGGGAGCCCGAGTGCGACCCGATCGCATTTCGACGCCCAGGACTACATGGAGACGGGCACGCCGGATCGCAAAGGCACGAGCGATGGGTGGCTCAATCGCTACCTCGCCGTGCAGGGGACGTGTGAAGCCTGTACGCCCGCCAGCAAGTCGGCGCCCTTCCGTGCCGTGGCGATGAGCGCGCAGACCCCGCGCATTCTCGGCGGCAACGCCCCCGTCGTGGCGATGAACTCGATCGACGAGTTTTCGATTCGCTCGGCCGGCAGCGACGCCGAGCGGCGGCTCGAGGCCCTCTATCGCACCGGTAATGCCGATCTCGTGCACGGCAGCGGCAGCGAGATGTTCGAAGCGCTCAAGGTGCTCAAGGCGGCCAACCCGCAGCAGTACACGCCACAGAACGGTGCCGTGTACCCGCGCAGCGAGTTCGGCAACCGCCTGCTGCAGATCGCCCAGCTCATCAAGGCGGGCGTGGGGCTCGAAGTGGCCTTCGCCGATATCGGCGGGTGGGACACGCACGTCAATCAGGGGGGCGCGCAGGGGCAGCTGGCCAATCGGCTCACCGACTTCTCGTCGTCCATTGCCGCGCTGGTGACCGACCTGGGCGATCGCATGGAGGACGTCGTGATTCTCACCTGCAGCGAATTCGGGCGCACGGTGCGGCAGAACGGCACCGGCGGCACCGATCACGGGCATGCAGGCGCGATGTTCGTGATCGGTGGATCGCTCGGCGCGTCGAAGCGGGTGCTCGGTCGGTGGCCGGGGCTCGCCCCCGAGCAGCTCTACGAAGGGCGCGATCTCGCGCTGACCACCGACTTCCGTGCGGTGTTCAGCGAGGTGGTGTCCCGCCACCTGGGCGGGGCGCAGGTGGACGCGGTGTTTCCGGGCTACGCCGGCGCGCCTCGCGAGTGGCTTGGCGTACTGCGCGCATGA
- a CDS encoding PBP1A family penicillin-binding protein, with the protein MSGEANASAPAPRSHRWRRASRYALALLVAGACTTASWWWSCGWQGCPTTTELRAWRPTEGGALLGRDSALVSALAPVRRVNVPLARVPAHVRAAFIAVEDRRFREHHGVDWRGVARALVSNVRAGGVREGASTITMQLARNVFLGNRASERSWGRKFLEWRFAMLLEQALSKDDILERYLNAIYLGNGVYGVEAASHDLFGKRVGELSLAEAAMLAGLPKAPSSYSPRNDRRKALLRRAVVLEVLEREQVASAAAVATARRAPLKIVRAEWTSTRNADSWAVEAVRVTLDSLREVGVIPPALNDGQLRVWSTIDRRAQLAAERTVAVGAAAIDEERRWNGDDLDGAARTQGALVAIDPFTGAVRAIVGGRRMERRGFNRALRARRQPGSTFKPFVYAAALQQGFTPASMIEDEPVEIGAGRTVWRPANYGDEYAGRITMRDALARSANAATVRLSRDVGMSRIVALAHAQGIASDLPDVPALALGAGAVTPVELTTAYAPFANGGRRITPYLVEKVEDPFGRVLWQRPPATSSQVLEAPDAFLVTSLLQGVVDHGTGYAVRSAGIRGPVAGKTGTTNDGTDVWFVGYTPTLVASIWFGADAPTPLGGNASGGRLAAPQWARFLRDGWHSPEEDAPWMPPPGIESRQIDIGTGKLASDWCGPSRREYFKLGTAPKGACEDDQWFAMREANPPDWDPPEPPEPPEIVGAIVDEALQAAHANDRARMITRDVAAEVMRAVRQATREARRRSPETPRPPAPRPGGGTPPR; encoded by the coding sequence ATGTCCGGGGAAGCTAACGCATCGGCGCCCGCACCACGGAGCCATCGCTGGCGGCGCGCATCACGGTATGCGCTCGCCCTGCTGGTGGCGGGCGCCTGCACGACCGCGAGTTGGTGGTGGTCATGCGGGTGGCAGGGGTGCCCCACCACCACCGAGCTGCGCGCGTGGCGCCCGACCGAGGGCGGCGCGCTGCTCGGGCGCGACAGTGCGCTCGTCAGCGCGCTGGCGCCGGTACGCCGCGTCAATGTGCCGCTCGCTCGGGTGCCGGCGCACGTGCGCGCCGCGTTCATCGCCGTCGAAGACCGCCGCTTTCGCGAGCACCACGGCGTCGATTGGCGCGGCGTCGCGCGCGCGCTGGTCAGCAATGTGCGCGCCGGCGGCGTGCGCGAAGGGGCCAGCACCATCACCATGCAGCTCGCCCGCAACGTCTTTCTGGGGAACCGCGCGAGCGAGCGCAGCTGGGGGCGCAAGTTCCTCGAATGGCGCTTTGCCATGTTGCTCGAGCAGGCGCTCAGCAAGGACGACATTCTCGAGCGCTATCTGAACGCCATCTACCTCGGTAATGGCGTGTATGGCGTGGAAGCCGCGAGTCACGATCTCTTCGGCAAGCGCGTCGGCGAGTTGTCGCTGGCCGAGGCGGCCATGCTCGCCGGGTTGCCCAAGGCGCCCTCGAGTTATTCGCCGCGGAACGATCGCCGCAAGGCTCTGCTGCGGCGGGCCGTGGTGCTGGAGGTCCTCGAGCGGGAGCAGGTCGCCTCAGCGGCCGCAGTCGCGACGGCGCGCCGCGCGCCGCTCAAGATCGTCCGCGCCGAATGGACCTCCACGCGCAATGCCGATTCCTGGGCGGTCGAGGCGGTGCGGGTGACGCTCGACTCTCTGCGCGAGGTCGGCGTCATTCCGCCGGCGCTCAACGATGGGCAGCTCCGCGTGTGGAGCACGATCGATCGTCGCGCGCAGCTCGCGGCGGAACGCACCGTGGCGGTCGGCGCTGCCGCTATCGATGAGGAGCGCCGTTGGAACGGCGACGATCTGGACGGCGCGGCGCGCACGCAGGGCGCCCTCGTCGCGATCGATCCCTTCACCGGTGCCGTGCGCGCGATCGTCGGTGGCCGCCGCATGGAACGGCGCGGCTTCAATCGCGCGCTGCGCGCGCGCCGGCAGCCGGGCTCCACCTTCAAGCCCTTCGTGTACGCGGCGGCGTTGCAGCAGGGCTTCACGCCGGCCAGCATGATCGAAGACGAACCGGTCGAGATCGGGGCTGGTCGCACAGTCTGGCGTCCGGCGAACTACGGCGACGAATACGCCGGTCGCATCACCATGCGCGATGCCCTCGCCCGATCGGCCAACGCCGCCACCGTGCGCCTCAGTCGCGACGTGGGCATGTCCCGCATCGTCGCGCTGGCGCACGCGCAGGGCATCGCCTCCGATTTGCCCGATGTGCCGGCGCTCGCGCTCGGCGCCGGAGCGGTGACGCCCGTGGAGCTCACCACGGCCTACGCCCCGTTCGCCAACGGGGGCCGGCGCATCACGCCGTATCTCGTGGAGAAGGTGGAGGATCCCTTCGGCCGCGTGCTCTGGCAACGCCCACCGGCCACGTCGAGTCAGGTGCTCGAGGCGCCTGATGCCTTTCTCGTCACGTCGCTGCTGCAGGGGGTCGTGGATCACGGCACCGGCTACGCCGTGCGTTCCGCTGGCATTCGCGGGCCGGTCGCCGGCAAGACCGGCACCACCAACGATGGCACCGACGTCTGGTTCGTGGGCTATACCCCCACCCTCGTCGCCAGCATCTGGTTCGGCGCCGACGCGCCGACGCCGCTTGGCGGCAACGCCAGCGGTGGCCGCCTCGCAGCCCCGCAGTGGGCGCGCTTTCTGCGCGACGGATGGCACAGCCCCGAGGAGGACGCGCCCTGGATGCCACCGCCAGGCATCGAATCGCGGCAGATCGATATCGGGACCGGCAAGCTCGCCAGCGACTGGTGCGGTCCGTCGCGGCGCGAGTACTTCAAGCTCGGCACGGCCCCCAAGGGCGCGTGCGAAGACGATCAGTGGTTCGCGATGCGCGAGGCCAATCCGCCCGATTGGGATCCGCCCGAGCCCCCTGAGCCCCCCGAGATCGTCGGCGCGATTGTAGATGAGGCGCTGCAGGCGGCGCACGCCAATGATCGCGCGCGCATGATCACCCGTGACGTGGCCGCCGAGGTCATGCGCGCAGTACGCCAAGCCACTCGCGAGGCGCGCCGGCGTAGCCCGGAAACACCGCGTCCACCTGCGCCCCGCCCAGGTGGCGGGACACCACCTCGCTGA
- a CDS encoding polysaccharide deacetylase family protein: MSGRQSATPAPTQPPAGPRTPNELGRIPIVEWHQVVDADGSYKVSRERFKAELAELYKRDYVPVNLSEILDKRIDLPAGKSPVLFTFDDASPSQFRYLEKNGQLVVDPSSAVGILLDFIKSHPGWKAKGLFCMLPAAAQGHAFFGEKGIDGQKSEWRLKKVQFLHAQGFELCNHTLWHAQLNKYPDAVVQEQLARGAMAIDSAVPGYKIRGMALPYGLWPKNRALAFSGAWYDKKAKREVRYSNEAVFEVAGGPARSPYDPQFNPRSLPRVPLQGGTKLTPTLDAMDKAGPLARYVSDGDPKTVAKGK, translated from the coding sequence ATGTCGGGGCGGCAAAGTGCCACGCCCGCACCGACGCAGCCGCCGGCAGGCCCGCGGACACCCAACGAGCTGGGCCGTATTCCCATCGTCGAATGGCATCAGGTGGTGGATGCCGACGGGTCGTACAAAGTCTCGCGGGAGCGCTTCAAGGCGGAACTCGCCGAGCTGTACAAGCGGGATTACGTGCCGGTGAACCTGTCGGAGATTCTCGACAAGCGGATCGATCTGCCGGCCGGGAAGTCGCCGGTGCTGTTCACCTTCGATGACGCCTCGCCAAGCCAGTTCCGCTATCTGGAGAAGAACGGTCAGCTGGTGGTGGATCCGTCGAGTGCGGTGGGTATTCTGCTCGACTTCATCAAGTCGCATCCCGGTTGGAAGGCGAAGGGGCTCTTCTGCATGCTCCCGGCAGCGGCGCAGGGGCACGCGTTCTTTGGCGAGAAGGGCATCGACGGCCAGAAGAGCGAGTGGCGCCTGAAGAAGGTGCAGTTCCTGCACGCGCAGGGCTTCGAGCTGTGCAACCACACCCTGTGGCACGCACAGCTCAACAAGTATCCCGACGCCGTGGTGCAGGAGCAGCTCGCGCGCGGCGCGATGGCGATCGACAGCGCCGTGCCGGGCTACAAGATCCGCGGCATGGCCTTGCCGTACGGCCTGTGGCCCAAGAACCGGGCGCTCGCCTTCAGCGGCGCGTGGTACGACAAGAAGGCGAAGCGCGAAGTGCGGTACAGCAACGAGGCCGTCTTCGAAGTCGCCGGCGGGCCGGCGCGCAGCCCCTACGATCCGCAGTTCAATCCGCGCTCCCTGCCGCGCGTGCCGCTGCAGGGGGGCACGAAGCTGACGCCCACGCTGGACGCGATGGACAAGGCGGGACCGCTGGCGCGGTATGTGTCGGACGGGGACCCGAAGACGGTGGCGAAGGGGAAATAG
- a CDS encoding carboxymuconolactone decarboxylase family protein: protein MTDGPPHDHASMGDAAPGESAALAEFRQFRERMNTRILGENNLVINRFFNLDGRAYEGGALSVKTKELLGLVASLVLRCDDCITYHIVRCAEEGVTRDEMFETLSIGLIVGGSIVIPHLRRAVDRWDDCERMRAGTS from the coding sequence ATGACTGACGGTCCCCCGCACGATCACGCGAGCATGGGCGACGCCGCCCCCGGCGAAAGCGCCGCCCTCGCCGAGTTCCGTCAGTTCCGCGAGCGCATGAACACGCGCATCCTCGGCGAGAACAATCTCGTCATCAATCGCTTCTTCAATCTCGATGGCCGCGCGTACGAAGGCGGGGCGCTCTCGGTCAAGACGAAGGAACTGCTCGGCCTCGTCGCCTCACTCGTGCTGCGCTGCGACGACTGCATCACGTATCACATCGTCCGCTGCGCCGAAGAGGGCGTCACGCGCGACGAGATGTTCGAAACGCTGAGCATCGGCCTCATCGTCGGCGGCAGCATCGTCATCCCCCACCTGCGTCGCGCGGTGGACCGATGGGACGACTGCGAGCGCATGCGAGCGGGCACGTCCTGA
- the rho gene encoding transcription termination factor Rho gives MTEPKRPASRARKTARPAPESTGDDNPYLDAPAAAPRPTRARKAAPAAAEAAPAAPPPPPAADAGEVARPRRPRVSTRKVKDADSAPAAAEAPRDAAPTAPVREVREPREPREPRVESRAAMPPSPFDGPVERPNGERREPENRYDRAFDRTDGPERQARPERPDRPERPFNERRERGGRRRGRNRHRNRDDRGPREDRGPRDDRGGERPVNAAPAGEAAPFGGDRPDRGDQGDERGFRRGRRGRNRFRRGGGGGGGGGGAPGGAPNADAGFDRGPQQPVAVEGTMSGWFDASRDSGFLRRAVNSYLPDPTDPFVPPALVRLHQLRRGDKLDVTYGRDHRGRLVVVEVQQLNDGSPVILEKRPDFNSLTASYPDRKLTLETGRPAKTGPELTRRAIDLIAPIGYGQRALIVAPARAGKTTLLQAIVEGVAVNHPQAALLVLLVDERPEEVSEMITWGYGEVVASSFDMPPKRHVEVAEMTLERARRMVEQGRDVVIVLDSITRLARAHNTVDRGTGRTMSGGLDATAMQKPKAFFGSARMIAPQHGGGSLTIIATALVETGSRMDDVIFEEFKGTGNCEIKLDRSLADRRIFPAFDIATSGTRREEKLYRPDQLEKVHLLRRGLHQLPPQAGMEWLIKRIAATQNNDSLLDGL, from the coding sequence ATGACCGAACCGAAGCGTCCTGCCAGCCGCGCCCGCAAGACGGCGCGGCCCGCCCCGGAGTCCACCGGGGACGACAATCCGTATCTCGATGCGCCCGCGGCTGCTCCGCGCCCAACGCGCGCTCGCAAGGCCGCCCCGGCGGCCGCCGAGGCCGCTCCCGCGGCACCGCCTCCACCACCGGCCGCTGACGCCGGCGAGGTCGCCCGCCCCCGCCGTCCGCGCGTCTCGACGCGCAAAGTGAAGGACGCCGACAGCGCGCCCGCCGCCGCGGAGGCGCCACGCGACGCCGCCCCGACGGCGCCCGTGCGTGAGGTGCGCGAGCCACGTGAACCGCGTGAGCCGCGCGTCGAGTCCCGCGCCGCCATGCCCCCCTCGCCCTTCGACGGTCCGGTGGAGCGCCCGAACGGCGAGCGCCGTGAACCGGAGAACCGATACGATCGCGCGTTCGACCGGACCGACGGTCCGGAGCGCCAGGCTCGTCCGGAGCGGCCGGATCGCCCCGAACGCCCGTTCAATGAGCGTCGCGAGCGTGGCGGGCGCCGGCGCGGCCGGAATCGGCATCGCAATCGCGACGACCGTGGCCCGCGTGAGGATCGGGGGCCGCGCGACGATCGGGGCGGAGAACGCCCGGTCAACGCCGCGCCGGCCGGTGAGGCGGCGCCGTTCGGCGGCGATCGCCCCGACCGCGGGGATCAGGGCGACGAGCGCGGCTTCCGCCGTGGCCGTCGCGGCCGCAACCGCTTCCGTCGTGGCGGTGGTGGCGGTGGCGGTGGCGGTGGCGCGCCGGGTGGGGCGCCCAATGCCGATGCCGGTTTCGATCGCGGCCCGCAGCAGCCGGTCGCCGTGGAAGGCACGATGTCCGGCTGGTTCGATGCCTCGCGCGACAGCGGGTTCCTGCGCCGCGCGGTGAACAGCTACCTCCCCGATCCGACCGATCCGTTCGTGCCCCCCGCCCTCGTGCGGCTGCACCAGTTGCGTCGGGGCGACAAGCTCGACGTCACCTACGGGCGTGATCATCGCGGTCGCCTGGTGGTCGTCGAGGTCCAGCAGCTCAACGACGGGTCGCCGGTCATTCTCGAGAAGCGCCCCGACTTCAACTCGCTCACGGCGAGCTATCCCGACCGGAAGCTCACGCTCGAGACCGGGCGCCCCGCCAAGACGGGTCCCGAACTGACGCGGCGCGCGATCGATCTCATCGCGCCGATCGGCTACGGGCAGCGCGCGCTCATCGTCGCCCCGGCCCGTGCCGGTAAGACCACGCTCCTTCAGGCCATCGTGGAAGGCGTCGCGGTCAATCATCCGCAGGCGGCCCTGCTCGTGCTGCTGGTGGACGAGCGCCCGGAAGAAGTGAGCGAGATGATCACGTGGGGCTACGGCGAGGTCGTGGCGTCCAGCTTCGACATGCCGCCCAAGCGCCATGTGGAAGTGGCCGAAATGACGCTCGAGCGGGCGCGTCGCATGGTGGAGCAGGGGCGCGACGTGGTCATCGTGCTCGATTCCATCACCCGCCTGGCCCGCGCGCACAACACCGTGGATCGCGGCACTGGCCGTACCATGTCGGGCGGTCTCGATGCCACCGCCATGCAGAAGCCCAAGGCCTTCTTCGGCTCGGCGCGCATGATTGCGCCGCAGCACGGCGGCGGCTCCCTCACGATCATCGCCACCGCGCTCGTCGAAACCGGCTCGCGCATGGACGACGTGATCTTCGAGGAGTTCAAGGGCACCGGCAATTGCGAGATCAAGCTCGATCGCTCGCTCGCCGACCGCCGCATTTTCCCGGCGTTCGACATCGCCACCAGCGGCACCCGCCGCGAAGAGAAGCTCTATCGCCCTGACCAGCTCGAAAAGGTGCACTTGCTGCGCCGCGGGCTGCATCAGCTGCCGCCGCAGGCGGGGATGGAGTGGCTCATCAAGCGCATCGCGGCCACGCAGAACAACGATTCGTTGCTCGACGGGCTCTAA
- a CDS encoding HAMP domain-containing protein, which produces MFRSLSLRAKIIALPLVSAIGFVVTLTASFVLGSRAQQQLAAIEHGYQPALELSRTQQSILENYQRALRDAVGASDTAAITLADSLVKKFAQVNDSLAHTSVVDSTEIAKIQTSFTAYASAAKSSSRGMITGSMEDLMGGATEVKEKFAALGKELHANTAQQEQAIGEAFAKAEKMQQTSRLVTTVALLVSLIALAVIAWGTVTSIIGAMRALSATAHDIARGKLDVDVAVGGTDEIGELGEAFRDMLSYIGGVSEAAQRLAVGDLSAHVDVRSEHDALSRNINGATDTLREVTGEVKSVIAAATEGDLAKRGNPERFHGAYAELVSGTNTALDAVVQPIAEAKDVLAKVAQRDLSARVRGDYVGEHAAIKASLNTALDNISEVFASLTMAIGQVNAAAREIGDGSQELASGAADQAGAIDQVSNRITVVSERTKANAADAAEARAAMEKTSETTEQGVERMTALAEAVTEIKKSADATAKIVKTIDEIAFQTNLLALNAAVEAARAGDAGKGFAVVADEVRSLAIRASEASRNTSTLIEESVQKAETGVRLNESVMRRLEEIRTGVQRAATIMHNIAEGAVEQDKELAEVTVAMSQISGLTQRTAANAEESASAAAELSAQSSEMQELAIQFTLDGKHAQAIAQGVAESHRGQTSANARRASSASSTASFGGARPSAARPASKPARPAAKSAAPRGGEKSDDVFPVSAATLIPFDDDDSGDDVLGSF; this is translated from the coding sequence ATGTTCCGTTCTCTGTCTCTGCGGGCGAAAATCATCGCCCTGCCCTTGGTGTCGGCCATCGGTTTCGTGGTCACCCTCACGGCGTCGTTCGTGTTGGGGTCGCGCGCACAGCAACAGCTCGCGGCCATCGAGCATGGCTATCAGCCGGCGCTCGAGCTGAGCCGCACGCAGCAGTCGATTCTGGAGAACTACCAGCGCGCCCTGCGCGACGCGGTGGGCGCCAGCGATACGGCCGCGATCACGCTGGCGGATTCGCTCGTCAAGAAGTTTGCCCAGGTGAATGACTCGCTGGCGCACACGTCGGTCGTGGACTCGACGGAGATCGCGAAGATCCAGACGAGCTTCACGGCGTACGCGTCGGCGGCCAAGAGTTCGAGCCGCGGCATGATCACCGGGTCGATGGAAGACCTCATGGGTGGCGCCACGGAAGTGAAGGAGAAGTTCGCCGCGCTGGGCAAGGAGCTGCATGCGAACACGGCGCAGCAGGAGCAGGCCATCGGCGAGGCCTTCGCGAAGGCCGAAAAGATGCAGCAGACGTCGCGGCTGGTGACGACGGTGGCGCTGCTCGTGTCGCTGATCGCGCTGGCGGTGATCGCCTGGGGGACGGTGACGAGCATCATCGGTGCGATGCGGGCACTCTCCGCGACGGCGCATGACATTGCGCGCGGCAAGCTGGATGTGGATGTGGCGGTGGGCGGCACCGACGAAATCGGTGAGCTCGGCGAGGCGTTCCGCGACATGCTGTCGTACATCGGCGGCGTGTCGGAAGCGGCCCAGCGGCTCGCGGTGGGTGACCTCAGTGCCCACGTGGACGTGCGTTCGGAGCACGATGCGCTTTCGCGGAACATCAACGGGGCGACGGACACGCTGCGCGAAGTGACCGGCGAGGTGAAGTCGGTGATCGCGGCGGCCACCGAAGGCGATCTCGCCAAGCGTGGCAACCCCGAGCGCTTCCATGGCGCGTACGCCGAGCTGGTGAGCGGCACGAACACGGCGCTGGATGCGGTGGTGCAGCCGATCGCGGAGGCCAAGGATGTGCTGGCGAAGGTGGCCCAGCGTGACCTGTCGGCGCGCGTCCGCGGCGACTACGTGGGTGAGCACGCGGCGATCAAGGCGTCGCTCAACACGGCGCTCGACAACATCAGCGAAGTGTTTGCGTCGCTCACGATGGCCATCGGCCAGGTGAATGCGGCGGCGCGCGAGATCGGCGACGGCAGCCAGGAACTGGCGAGCGGCGCGGCCGATCAGGCGGGCGCGATCGATCAGGTGTCGAACCGCATCACCGTGGTGAGCGAGCGGACGAAGGCCAACGCGGCCGACGCCGCCGAGGCGCGGGCGGCGATGGAGAAGACGTCGGAGACCACCGAGCAGGGCGTCGAGCGCATGACGGCGCTCGCCGAAGCGGTGACCGAGATCAAGAAGTCGGCGGATGCGACGGCGAAGATCGTGAAGACGATCGACGAGATCGCCTTCCAGACGAACCTGCTGGCCCTCAACGCGGCCGTGGAAGCGGCGCGCGCCGGCGACGCCGGCAAGGGCTTCGCGGTCGTGGCCGACGAAGTGCGCAGCCTGGCCATCCGCGCGTCGGAGGCCTCGCGCAACACGTCCACGCTCATCGAGGAATCGGTGCAGAAGGCGGAGACGGGCGTGCGCCTGAACGAAAGCGTGATGCGCCGGCTCGAAGAGATCCGCACCGGTGTGCAGCGCGCGGCGACGATCATGCACAACATCGCCGAAGGCGCGGTGGAGCAGGACAAGGAACTCGCCGAAGTGACGGTGGCGATGTCGCAGATCAGCGGCCTCACGCAGCGCACCGCGGCGAACGCCGAGGAGTCGGCGAGTGCGGCGGCCGAGCTGTCGGCGCAGTCGTCGGAGATGCAGGAGCTGGCCATCCAGTTCACGCTCGACGGCAAGCATGCGCAGGCCATCGCGCAGGGCGTGGCCGAGTCGCATCGTGGTCAGACGTCGGCCAACGCGCGCCGCGCCAGCAGCGCGTCGAGCACGGCCTCGTTCGGTGGGGCGCGCCCGTCGGCGGCTCGCCCGGCGAGCAAGCCGGCGCGACCGGCGGCGAAGTCGGCCGCGCCGCGCGGTGGTGAGAAGTCGGACGACGTGTTCCCCGTCTCGGCGGCGACGCTCATCCCCTTCGATGACGACGACAGCGGCGACGACGTGCTGGGCAGCTTCTAG